One window of the Glycocaulis alkaliphilus genome contains the following:
- the mreD gene encoding rod shape-determining protein MreD, whose product MRASLERNSTWPVLTAMALTLTLSLLAVAAPLRLPEGQGFPAPFFPLIALFVWSVRHPRFVPPWLIFIIGLFQDLLTGGPLGMWALAYLLAFAIARLRSTEPSAREFILLVARFSVMAGIATLVAWSAGSLSIGQPADPTSLVTEAVITLIVFPAFCWLFARKRERTTFS is encoded by the coding sequence ATGCGTGCATCGCTGGAACGCAACTCGACCTGGCCGGTCCTGACCGCGATGGCCTTGACGCTGACCCTGAGTCTGCTTGCAGTGGCTGCGCCCTTGCGGCTGCCTGAAGGGCAAGGGTTTCCGGCGCCCTTTTTCCCGCTGATCGCGTTGTTTGTCTGGTCTGTCCGCCATCCGCGTTTTGTCCCGCCCTGGCTGATATTCATCATCGGCCTGTTTCAGGATCTGCTCACCGGCGGGCCGCTTGGCATGTGGGCTCTTGCCTATCTGCTGGCGTTTGCGATCGCGCGCTTGCGCTCCACTGAACCCTCAGCGCGTGAGTTCATCCTGCTCGTCGCGCGCTTTTCGGTGATGGCGGGTATCGCGACGCTGGTTGCCTGGTCTGCAGGTTCGCTTTCCATTGGCCAGCCTGCAGACCCCACAAGCCTTGTCACCGAAGCTGTGATAACGCTTATCGTGTTTCCGGCGTTTTGCTGGCTGTTTGCGCGAAAGCGCGAACGCACCACATTTTCATGA
- the mrdA gene encoding penicillin-binding protein 2, with protein MRRDKQEAQAQFNRRTFMVGAGGVGAFAGIGAQLYTLQILQEDEYRVLSDNNQFSFRIQLPTRGRILDRFGETIAENRDSYRIYLIREQAGDPALALDRLSRFMPMSEARRERVLRDLARTPRFQPVTIAEGVDWETFSRVNLHLPELPGVMPDVGEVRTYPMPAAFAHVAGYVQSAPPEIAGDDPLLRHPAFRVGRTGVEIARDVELRGAAGSLKVEVNAFGRVIRELPDQSRPAEPGRDIALTIDSEVQRFATERLGTQSASAVGLDVQTGEIVVMASTPSFDPNLFVLGIPSREFSDLNENPLRPLFNKATNGLYAPASTIKGVISLAALRHGVMRPGERVTCRGSVQLGNRRFHCWRREGHGPVNMHDAIKVSCDTYFYEVAARLGIERIREAALELGFGQLFEVGIPMLSQAGGLFPSPQWKRARTGQGWSMGDTYNVGIGQGAVLASPLQLAVMTARMATGHAVEPTLYPRGGPVHFPRLDFDDAHIQAVHNAHVGVVHEPGGTSYWSLGGLGVEGIRMAGKTGTSQVYSITAEERARGVRDQDDLPWRLRNHGLFICYAPAEAPRYAVAVVVEHGGGGARSAAQPGRDILRELILRDPAGHSGVVAARHEPINLAQGG; from the coding sequence ATGCGCCGCGACAAGCAGGAAGCCCAGGCCCAGTTCAATCGGCGCACCTTCATGGTGGGTGCGGGCGGGGTTGGCGCGTTCGCCGGTATCGGTGCCCAGCTCTACACCTTGCAGATCCTGCAGGAAGACGAGTACCGGGTCCTCTCCGACAACAACCAGTTCTCCTTCCGTATCCAGTTGCCGACGCGCGGCAGGATACTGGACCGCTTTGGCGAGACCATTGCAGAGAACCGCGATAGCTACCGCATCTATCTGATCCGCGAGCAGGCGGGCGATCCTGCACTGGCCCTCGACCGGCTGTCGCGCTTCATGCCGATGAGCGAAGCGCGGCGCGAACGTGTCTTGCGTGATCTCGCGCGCACACCCCGTTTCCAGCCGGTGACGATTGCCGAGGGCGTGGACTGGGAAACCTTCAGCCGCGTCAATCTGCACCTGCCTGAACTGCCGGGCGTAATGCCCGATGTGGGCGAGGTGCGGACCTATCCGATGCCTGCTGCCTTTGCGCATGTCGCCGGATACGTACAGTCAGCGCCGCCCGAAATCGCAGGCGATGACCCGCTACTGCGTCATCCGGCATTTCGTGTCGGACGGACCGGGGTGGAGATAGCACGTGACGTGGAGCTGCGGGGGGCAGCTGGCTCCCTGAAGGTCGAGGTAAACGCGTTCGGCCGCGTCATCCGCGAATTGCCCGATCAGTCTCGTCCGGCCGAGCCCGGGCGCGACATCGCGCTCACCATCGACTCCGAAGTGCAGCGCTTTGCCACCGAACGGCTCGGCACACAGAGCGCCTCGGCTGTGGGGCTGGATGTCCAGACCGGCGAGATTGTCGTGATGGCCTCAACCCCGTCATTTGACCCCAACCTGTTTGTGCTGGGCATCCCTTCGCGCGAGTTCAGCGACCTGAATGAAAACCCGCTCCGTCCACTGTTCAACAAGGCAACGAACGGCCTTTATGCGCCAGCGTCCACTATCAAGGGCGTCATCTCTCTGGCCGCGCTCAGACACGGCGTGATGCGCCCGGGTGAACGGGTCACCTGCCGCGGATCGGTACAGCTCGGCAACCGGCGCTTCCATTGCTGGCGGCGGGAGGGACATGGCCCGGTCAACATGCACGACGCCATCAAGGTCTCGTGTGACACCTATTTTTATGAAGTTGCCGCCCGGCTCGGCATTGAGCGCATCCGAGAAGCGGCGCTGGAACTGGGCTTCGGTCAGCTGTTCGAGGTGGGCATCCCGATGCTGTCGCAGGCAGGCGGATTGTTCCCCAGCCCGCAATGGAAGCGTGCGCGTACCGGGCAGGGCTGGTCCATGGGTGACACCTACAATGTCGGCATCGGACAGGGGGCCGTGCTCGCCTCGCCGCTGCAACTGGCTGTAATGACGGCACGTATGGCGACGGGCCATGCGGTCGAACCGACGCTCTACCCGCGCGGCGGGCCGGTACACTTCCCCAGGCTGGACTTTGACGATGCGCACATCCAGGCGGTGCATAACGCCCATGTCGGTGTGGTACACGAGCCAGGGGGCACGTCATACTGGTCACTTGGCGGGCTGGGTGTTGAAGGTATCCGCATGGCGGGCAAGACGGGCACCAGCCAAGTCTACTCCATCACGGCCGAGGAGCGCGCGCGCGGCGTACGCGATCAGGATGATCTGCCCTGGCGTTTGCGCAATCACGGACTGTTCATCTGTTATGCTCCAGCGGAGGCGCCGCGCTACGCGGTCGCCGTCGTTGTTGAGCATGGCGGAGGCGGGGCCCGGTCCGCAGCCCAGCCCGGTCGCGACATATTGCGCGAGCTGATCTTGCGCGATCCCGCGGGCCATTCGGGCGTGGTGGCTGCCCGGCATGAGCCGATCAACCTGGCTCAGGGAGGCTAG
- a CDS encoding sodium-dependent transporter: MAIGGGAHSTWGTRFGFLMAAIGSSVGLGNFWRFPYVAGENGGAAFIVIYLVCVVFIALPILMAELSVGRHARRSAVGSVQKMAFNAGAPGIWSVAGWVAMAGGIFILCFYSVVAGWVVAYVFQMATGQFMGLSTDVVAGRFEELIGDTNAVIGWHTAFMIVTVGIVSLGVTKGIERAVTILMPLFFTMLLALVIYAAFTADMGAALAYLFTPDFSEIGPQTFLAALGQAFFSIGVGSAIMITYGSYLPRTDNLAGSATIITGADTLVAIVAGLAIFPFVFAFALDPAAGPALFFQTLPSAFAQMPAGQYVGTAFFVLAFIAALTSSISLLQVVVAFAEEHTDFGRTGSAVFFGVIIWLVGCGAAFSGGFFDLLDTLSGSVFLPLGGLLIAVFTGWVVARSLMRHELAGASNLVFNIWRFLIRFLVPIAVFLILAAGIASAFGVSLPGLQG; encoded by the coding sequence ATGGCCATAGGCGGCGGCGCGCACAGTACCTGGGGGACACGATTCGGCTTCCTGATGGCGGCCATCGGCTCCTCGGTGGGCCTCGGCAATTTCTGGCGATTCCCTTATGTGGCGGGTGAAAATGGCGGCGCCGCCTTTATCGTCATTTATCTCGTCTGCGTGGTGTTCATCGCCCTGCCCATCCTGATGGCCGAGCTGTCTGTCGGGCGCCATGCGCGCCGCTCTGCGGTCGGATCAGTCCAGAAAATGGCCTTCAACGCAGGCGCCCCCGGCATCTGGTCGGTGGCCGGCTGGGTCGCGATGGCGGGCGGCATATTCATCCTGTGCTTCTATTCGGTCGTTGCAGGCTGGGTCGTCGCCTATGTGTTCCAGATGGCCACAGGCCAGTTCATGGGGCTGTCGACTGATGTTGTGGCAGGCCGGTTCGAGGAACTGATCGGCGATACCAACGCCGTTATTGGCTGGCATACGGCCTTCATGATCGTCACGGTGGGCATCGTCTCGCTGGGCGTCACCAAGGGCATTGAGCGTGCCGTGACCATCCTCATGCCGCTCTTCTTCACCATGCTGCTGGCGCTTGTGATCTATGCGGCCTTCACCGCCGATATGGGCGCGGCGCTGGCCTATCTGTTCACGCCGGACTTCTCCGAGATCGGCCCGCAGACTTTCCTTGCCGCGCTGGGCCAGGCCTTCTTCTCCATCGGTGTCGGCAGTGCGATCATGATTACCTACGGCTCCTATCTGCCGCGCACTGACAATCTGGCCGGTTCAGCGACCATCATCACCGGTGCAGACACCCTGGTGGCGATCGTTGCAGGCCTGGCGATCTTCCCGTTCGTGTTCGCCTTTGCGCTGGACCCGGCTGCGGGCCCGGCCCTGTTCTTCCAGACGCTGCCAAGTGCCTTCGCCCAGATGCCGGCGGGCCAGTATGTCGGTACGGCGTTCTTCGTGCTCGCCTTCATTGCCGCGCTGACTTCGTCAATCTCGCTATTGCAGGTCGTGGTGGCTTTCGCCGAGGAGCATACGGACTTTGGCAGGACGGGTTCGGCGGTCTTCTTTGGGGTGATCATCTGGCTGGTCGGCTGCGGTGCGGCGTTCTCCGGGGGATTCTTCGATCTGCTGGACACGCTTTCGGGCAGTGTCTTCCTGCCGCTGGGCGGGCTGCTGATCGCGGTCTTCACGGGCTGGGTCGTTGCCCGTTCGCTGATGCGCCACGAACTGGCTGGCGCATCCAACCTGGTGTTCAACATCTGGCGCTTCCTGATCCGGTTCCTGGTGCCGATTGCCGTGTTCCTGATCCTTGCGGCCGGCATCGCTTCGGCCTTCGGCGTCAGCCTGCCGGGCCTGCAGGGCTAG
- a CDS encoding class I SAM-dependent methyltransferase, translating into MMTIDPDRLELADGQRVLDLGCGRGRHLHALYWHERALDVTGLDLDFADLGAAIDGFFELPPPPETPPRTAVFTVGDAGRLPFADNSFDAVICSEVLEHLPDVPLALSEIDRVLKPGGKFALSVPRYWPEKICWMLSEEYHNTPGGHVRIFKDGALRKQVEALGYTFRQRHWAHALHSPFWWLQCALWERREQSGLVAAYRTMLEWDLLSAPRLTRWSEKALNPLLGKSVALYFDKARP; encoded by the coding sequence ATGATGACGATTGATCCTGATCGGCTGGAACTTGCCGACGGCCAGCGCGTGCTGGATCTCGGCTGCGGGCGCGGGCGCCATCTGCATGCGCTCTACTGGCACGAACGCGCGCTGGATGTGACGGGGCTGGACCTCGACTTTGCTGATCTGGGCGCGGCGATCGATGGCTTTTTCGAGCTGCCCCCGCCACCTGAAACCCCGCCGCGCACTGCCGTGTTCACGGTCGGCGATGCAGGCCGCCTGCCCTTTGCAGACAACAGTTTTGATGCCGTCATCTGCTCTGAGGTTCTCGAACACCTTCCCGATGTGCCGCTGGCGCTGAGCGAGATCGACCGGGTTCTCAAGCCCGGCGGCAAGTTTGCGCTGTCCGTGCCGCGCTACTGGCCGGAAAAGATCTGCTGGATGCTGTCTGAGGAATATCACAACACGCCGGGCGGGCATGTGCGCATCTTCAAGGATGGCGCGCTACGCAAACAGGTGGAGGCGCTCGGCTATACCTTCCGCCAGCGTCACTGGGCGCATGCTTTGCACAGCCCGTTCTGGTGGCTGCAATGCGCGCTGTGGGAGCGGCGCGAGCAGAGCGGCCTGGTGGCCGCCTACCGCACGATGCTCGAATGGGATTTGCTGTCCGCGCCGCGCCTGACGCGCTGGAGCGAGAAAGCTCTCAATCCGCTTCTGGGCAAATCGGTTGCCCTCTATTTTGACAAGGCCCGCCCATGA
- a CDS encoding class I SAM-dependent methyltransferase, producing the protein MSAYPAFDPETVQGFLAREEGEALARHVRALTVQGPVLEIGSWCGRSSVWLGQAAQEAGRIVYALDHHRGSEEHQPGEGYHDPAHFDAGLGRVDTLPAFRRSIALAGLEQTVIALVGPSAIIGAHWATPLAMVFIDGGHAMDTALADYRAWAGQVVRGGILAIHDVFPDPADGGRPPYEIWKLAVASGLFEPVERINSLEFLRRL; encoded by the coding sequence TTGAGCGCATATCCGGCCTTCGACCCTGAAACCGTACAAGGCTTCCTCGCACGCGAGGAGGGCGAAGCACTGGCGCGCCATGTCCGTGCGCTGACCGTACAGGGGCCAGTTCTGGAAATCGGGTCCTGGTGCGGGCGGTCCAGCGTATGGCTGGGACAGGCCGCGCAGGAAGCCGGACGCATTGTCTACGCGCTCGACCATCATCGCGGCTCTGAAGAGCATCAGCCGGGCGAAGGCTATCACGACCCGGCGCATTTCGACGCCGGGCTGGGCCGGGTAGACACGCTGCCCGCTTTCCGCCGCTCTATTGCTCTGGCGGGTCTGGAGCAGACGGTTATCGCGCTCGTCGGGCCGTCAGCCATCATTGGCGCACACTGGGCCACCCCGCTGGCCATGGTCTTCATTGATGGCGGGCACGCGATGGATACGGCGCTGGCAGACTATCGCGCTTGGGCCGGGCAGGTCGTGCGCGGCGGCATTCTGGCGATCCACGACGTGTTTCCTGACCCGGCGGACGGGGGGCGTCCGCCCTACGAGATATGGAAGCTGGCCGTGGCGTCCGGCCTCTTTGAGCCGGTCGAGCGGATCAATTCACTCGAATTTCTGCGCCGGCTTTAG
- the pip gene encoding prolyl aminopeptidase encodes MIEPYRTGMMDVGEGHTLYYEECGRADGVPIIALHGGPGGGAAPSMRRFFDPHVYRIIIFDQRGCGRSRPFSDIRANDTHRLVADMETIRSALGVERWIVFGGSWGATLSLAYARACPERVMGLILRGVFGCTKAELDWFYRDGANRIFPDAWQALTGRLTAEERGDVLRAYHARLQADELDTRREDALAWAQWENALISLVHESDAPPPDARRADALARMETHYFVNNGFLERDGVLLDNTAHLTGIPGVIVQGRYDMVTPVRAAWQLRRNWTSAELHIVPDAGHAAGEPGIVDALVRATDRLGAELG; translated from the coding sequence ATGATAGAACCCTATCGTACCGGCATGATGGATGTCGGCGAAGGGCACACACTCTATTATGAAGAATGCGGCCGGGCCGACGGGGTTCCAATTATTGCGTTGCATGGCGGCCCGGGCGGCGGCGCGGCACCCTCAATGCGCCGCTTTTTTGACCCCCATGTCTATCGCATCATCATCTTTGACCAGCGCGGCTGCGGCCGGTCGAGACCCTTCTCCGACATCCGCGCGAACGACACGCACCGGCTGGTTGCCGACATGGAAACCATCCGGTCTGCGCTTGGTGTTGAACGCTGGATTGTGTTTGGCGGTTCGTGGGGCGCTACCTTGTCGCTGGCGTATGCGCGCGCGTGCCCGGAAAGGGTGATGGGCCTCATCCTGCGGGGCGTTTTCGGATGCACGAAAGCCGAACTCGACTGGTTCTACCGCGACGGTGCCAACCGGATATTCCCCGACGCCTGGCAGGCGCTGACCGGCCGCCTGACCGCTGAAGAACGCGGCGACGTGCTGCGCGCCTATCACGCCCGCCTGCAGGCCGATGAGCTGGACACGCGCCGTGAGGATGCACTGGCCTGGGCACAATGGGAAAACGCGCTGATCAGCCTTGTGCACGAAAGCGATGCCCCTCCACCGGATGCCCGCCGGGCCGACGCGCTGGCGCGCATGGAAACCCACTATTTCGTCAATAACGGCTTCCTTGAGCGTGATGGCGTGCTTCTGGACAACACGGCCCATCTGACGGGGATACCCGGCGTGATCGTGCAGGGCCGCTATGACATGGTCACGCCCGTGCGCGCCGCCTGGCAGCTGCGTAGAAACTGGACGTCAGCCGAGTTGCACATTGTCCCCGACGCCGGCCATGCCGCGGGCGAGCCGGGCATTGTCGATGCGCTGGTGCGCGCGACCGACCGGCTTGGAGCAGAGCTGGGCTAG
- the mreC gene encoding rod shape-determining protein MreC, translating into MFIALSAVLIAADRTEDRVEAVTVFRAAFNDLSLPILEAAAQPLRGLYNIGPWWRRQIELAGEIRELRQEMSELRAWRDVALNYSEQMRRQQELLNLDPPMPRQRITAWAVTETGGPFVRTRLVGVGTDHGVAPGYPALNIYGVVGRTIDVGARSSRILLLTDLNSRVSVMADRSNARAMLVGDNTDFPRLDYLGRAPDLREGDRIVTSGDDNILPRGLPIGEAVLDRRGAWRVALYSSATPIDLIWIWPFTPVGAPADEAPPGLQLPAPPPEQARDDTPAPVIGVSQDEPEADSDSGEGR; encoded by the coding sequence ATGTTCATTGCCTTGTCGGCTGTTCTGATAGCCGCAGACCGTACCGAGGATCGTGTCGAGGCCGTGACGGTATTCCGCGCGGCTTTCAATGATCTGTCTCTGCCCATTCTGGAAGCGGCGGCCCAGCCTCTCAGAGGCCTCTACAACATAGGTCCGTGGTGGCGCCGCCAGATAGAGCTGGCCGGCGAAATCCGCGAACTGCGTCAGGAAATGTCCGAGTTGCGGGCCTGGCGCGACGTGGCGCTGAACTACTCCGAGCAAATGCGCCGGCAGCAGGAATTGCTCAACCTTGATCCGCCCATGCCACGTCAGCGCATCACCGCCTGGGCTGTCACCGAGACAGGCGGTCCGTTCGTCCGCACGCGCCTTGTCGGCGTTGGTACAGATCACGGCGTCGCGCCCGGCTATCCGGCGCTGAACATTTACGGGGTGGTTGGCCGCACGATTGATGTCGGCGCACGCTCATCACGCATACTGCTGCTGACGGACCTGAATAGCCGGGTATCTGTCATGGCCGACAGATCCAATGCCCGCGCCATGCTGGTGGGCGACAACACCGACTTTCCGCGCCTCGACTATCTGGGCCGCGCGCCTGACCTGCGGGAAGGCGACCGGATCGTCACCTCCGGCGATGACAACATCCTGCCGCGCGGATTGCCGATTGGTGAGGCCGTGCTGGACAGGCGCGGCGCCTGGCGTGTTGCGCTGTACTCCAGCGCCACCCCGATAGACCTGATCTGGATATGGCCGTTCACACCCGTTGGCGCACCAGCTGATGAGGCACCGCCCGGTTTGCAGCTGCCCGCACCCCCACCCGAACAGGCACGGGACGATACGCCCGCGCCGGTCATCGGCGTGTCACAGGACGAGCCGGAAGCCGACTCTGATAGCGGGGAGGGGCGATAG
- the rodA gene encoding rod shape-determining protein RodA has product MPVFTQPVPRDLRAKLFELNWAFVLLIVLTGCIGILMLYSVAGGAWDPWAIRHATRFGAGFLVMLVVAMVPPRMWMSLAYPAYLGALFLLIMVELFGATAMGAQRWIDIGPLRMQPSELMKIALVLALARYYHDLPPEKVSTPGGMIVPVLAIALPFGLIAKQPDLGTAVLTGATGAVMVFLAGLSWKIIVPGMVAGVVGGVAFLRYGLEEYQRARVLTFLNPENDPLGAGYHIMQSKIALGSGGLTGKGYMQGTQSHLNFLPEKQTDFIFTMLGEEFGFVGGIAVLVLYALILGHCLMTAMACRSVFLRLVTMGVTTTFALYVFINAAMVMGLVPVVGVPLPMISYGGSVMFTVLIGLGLILGAHIHRAAEPPKGAGLFG; this is encoded by the coding sequence TTGCCGGTATTCACCCAGCCAGTGCCGCGCGATCTCCGGGCCAAGCTGTTCGAGCTGAACTGGGCCTTTGTCCTTCTGATCGTGCTTACAGGGTGCATCGGTATCCTGATGCTCTACTCGGTGGCTGGGGGCGCGTGGGATCCTTGGGCGATCCGTCATGCCACGCGTTTTGGCGCCGGCTTCCTTGTGATGCTGGTCGTGGCGATGGTGCCGCCCCGGATGTGGATGAGCCTTGCCTATCCGGCCTATCTGGGCGCGCTTTTCCTGCTGATCATGGTGGAGCTTTTCGGCGCCACTGCCATGGGCGCGCAGCGCTGGATAGACATCGGCCCGCTGCGCATGCAGCCCTCTGAACTCATGAAGATAGCGCTCGTGCTGGCGCTGGCGCGCTATTATCACGATCTGCCGCCGGAAAAGGTTTCCACGCCGGGCGGCATGATTGTCCCCGTGCTGGCAATCGCGCTTCCGTTCGGCCTCATCGCCAAACAGCCTGATCTGGGAACCGCGGTGCTCACCGGCGCCACCGGCGCGGTTATGGTGTTTCTGGCCGGGCTGAGCTGGAAAATCATCGTGCCGGGAATGGTGGCGGGTGTCGTCGGCGGCGTTGCGTTTTTGCGCTACGGCCTCGAAGAATACCAGCGTGCGCGGGTATTGACCTTCCTGAACCCTGAGAATGATCCGCTTGGCGCCGGTTACCACATCATGCAGTCCAAGATCGCGCTGGGCTCGGGCGGCCTTACCGGCAAGGGCTATATGCAGGGCACACAATCCCATCTGAACTTTCTGCCGGAAAAGCAGACCGACTTTATTTTCACCATGCTGGGCGAAGAATTCGGCTTTGTCGGCGGTATCGCCGTACTGGTGCTCTATGCGCTGATCCTTGGCCATTGCCTGATGACAGCGATGGCCTGCCGCTCGGTTTTCCTGCGTCTGGTAACAATGGGCGTCACGACAACCTTCGCCCTCTACGTGTTCATCAACGCAGCGATGGTGATGGGGCTGGTGCCTGTGGTTGGCGTGCCATTGCCCATGATTTCCTATGGCGGTTCGGTGATGTTCACCGTGCTGATCGGACTGGGCCTGATATTGGGCGCACACATCCATCGCGCGGCCGAACCACCGAAAGGTGCAGGTCTTTTCGGCTAA